The following are encoded together in the Macrobrachium nipponense isolate FS-2020 chromosome 14, ASM1510439v2, whole genome shotgun sequence genome:
- the LOC135226141 gene encoding serine/threonine-protein phosphatase 6 regulatory ankyrin repeat subunit B-like gives MEQPRRNARDERDNTELHRAVKTNDAELARRLILSGATVDSQNKDKETPLHLATIKGNTHIMEMLIEAGANVHNVNALGRTGAHHAAFRGQLDVVKVLLKAGFDVDFKNGKGDTLLHLAAGKGHKELVQLLIRKGARVDAKNNIGNTALHYVAKYNSVNVVQELIDSRATVDIQNNRGQTPLHLATNKGYSHIMEILIKGGGDIYNFQDQGTSGGHHAAFNGDLESLEVLLKPEKVTSK, from the coding sequence ATGGAACAACCAAGAAGAAACGCTAGAGATGAAAGAGATAACACAGAATTACATAGAGCTGTTAAAACTAATGATGCTGAATTAGCTCGGAGACTCATTCTATCTGGGGCCACAGTAGATTCTCAGAACAAAGATAAAGAGACGCCTTTGCATCTTGCAACAATTAAGGGAAATACTCATATCATGGAAATGCTTATTGAAGCTGGAGCCAACGTGCATAATGTCAATGCCTTGGGCAGGACCGGTGCTCATCATGCAGCTTTTCGTGGGCAACTTGATGTTGTCAAAGTTCTTTTAAAGGCAGGGTTTGATGTAGACTTCAAAAACGGAAAAGGAGATACTTTACTTCATTTGGCAGCCGGTAAAGGCCACAAAGAATTAGTGCAACTCTTGATCAGGAAAGGTGCAAGAGTAGATGCCAAAAATAACATAGGTAACACAGCTTTACATTATGTTGCTAAATATAACAGCGTTAATGTAGTTCAGGAACTCATTGATTCTCGGGCTACAGTGGATATTCAGAACAATCGTGGACAAACACCTTTGCATCTTGCAACAAATAAGGGATATAGCCATATAATGGAAATACTTATCAAAGGTggaggtgatatatataatttccaagaTCAGGGTACTTCGGGTGGTCATCACGCAGCTTTTAATGGTGATCTGGAGTCTCTGGAGGTTCTTTTAAAG